One genomic segment of Prosthecobacter fusiformis includes these proteins:
- the folD gene encoding bifunctional methylenetetrahydrofolate dehydrogenase/methenyltetrahydrofolate cyclohydrolase FolD, which translates to MQLISGTAVAEKVLEECRRDIAELAAAGKKPGLAVVLVGEDPASRAYVRSKDKKCRDLGLHSIKLELPASTTQEELLAHVQTLNNDPAIHGILVQSPPPTHIDEAAIVRAIDPAKDVDGFHPMNVAKLALEDSSGFVPCTPLGCQRLLMDAGIETKGANVVVLGRSMIVGKPMALLLMAKGPGGDATVTVAHSRTRDLASITKQADIIIAAIGRPEFLKAEHVREGAVVIDVGINRVEAPDTPKGYKLVGDVAFDEVAPLCKAITPVPGGVGPMTIAMLIANTIKACKQIG; encoded by the coding sequence ATGCAATTGATCTCTGGAACCGCTGTCGCTGAAAAAGTCCTCGAAGAATGCCGCCGTGATATCGCGGAACTCGCAGCCGCCGGGAAGAAGCCTGGGCTGGCCGTGGTCCTGGTGGGTGAGGACCCGGCCTCCCGCGCTTATGTACGATCCAAGGATAAAAAATGCCGTGACCTGGGTCTCCACTCGATCAAGCTGGAACTGCCCGCCAGCACCACCCAGGAAGAGCTACTGGCCCACGTCCAGACGCTGAACAACGATCCCGCCATTCACGGCATCCTGGTCCAAAGTCCACCGCCCACTCATATTGACGAAGCTGCCATCGTCCGGGCCATTGACCCAGCCAAAGATGTGGACGGCTTTCACCCCATGAACGTCGCCAAGCTGGCCTTGGAAGACTCCAGCGGATTTGTTCCCTGCACCCCTCTGGGCTGCCAGCGGCTGCTCATGGATGCCGGCATCGAAACCAAAGGTGCAAACGTCGTCGTCCTCGGTCGCAGCATGATCGTGGGCAAGCCGATGGCTCTCCTGCTCATGGCCAAAGGCCCTGGCGGAGACGCCACCGTCACCGTGGCCCACTCCCGCACACGCGACCTAGCATCCATCACGAAACAGGCTGACATCATCATTGCCGCCATTGGCCGGCCCGAATTTCTCAAGGCCGAGCACGTCCGTGAAGGTGCCGTTGTCATTGATGTCGGCATTAACCGTGTCGAGGCCCCAGATACACCGAAAGGCTACAAACTGGTCGGCGATGTCGCCTTTGATGAAGTGGCACCGCTATGCAAGGCCATTACACCGGTTCCTGGCGGCGTCGGCCCGATGACCATTGCCATGCTGATCGCCAATACTATCAAGGCCTGCAAACAGATCGGATAA
- a CDS encoding Spy/CpxP family protein refolding chaperone yields the protein MKKFFLILSMVALAIPATALPKLGAMRDIGEGILPEAARGSVREIIKTVTRHALNFRKEVPLTDEQRQKVAAVLESHRGEVRVLVERGRSIREAYAEAVKTHGPDSKQTLEAAEQIGSLARDRALLFAKISGETRPLLTAEQQNRLEAARQEIGNLVDAAIAAAK from the coding sequence ATGAAAAAGTTTTTTCTTATTCTTTCAATGGTCGCCCTGGCAATACCTGCCACCGCATTGCCAAAACTCGGAGCCATGCGTGATATCGGGGAAGGCATTCTCCCTGAGGCGGCGCGAGGTTCTGTTCGTGAAATCATCAAGACCGTGACCCGGCATGCCCTGAATTTCCGCAAGGAAGTGCCTTTGACGGATGAACAGCGTCAAAAAGTGGCCGCTGTCCTGGAATCCCATCGTGGCGAAGTCCGGGTTCTCGTCGAGCGTGGACGCTCCATTCGTGAAGCGTATGCAGAGGCGGTAAAGACTCATGGCCCAGATTCAAAGCAGACCCTTGAAGCTGCTGAACAGATTGGTTCCCTGGCCCGAGATCGCGCTCTGCTGTTTGCTAAAATAAGCGGTGAGACACGACCGCTGCTAACAGCCGAGCAGCAGAATCGGCTGGAGGCTGCGCGCCAGGAGATTGGCAATCTGGTGGATGCTGCCATTGCGGCTGCAAAGTGA
- a CDS encoding RNA polymerase sigma factor: MSSLDVNDPDVLLIQQAQMGDMDAFDEIVRRHQPGMTALLHRFAPATADLEDLVQETFVKAWHALPTWQPEKPFLHWLKRIAVRTGLEFYRRCQRSPFSRLVEPSADGRHPLDAVPAGNPDGQQAADALEEAQYILSFLSPEDRALLTLLYLEQMPLSEIAQHYGWSRINAKVKAFRARKQLQSLLKRHGYEFH, from the coding sequence ATGTCGTCCCTTGATGTCAATGACCCGGATGTCCTGCTCATCCAGCAGGCGCAGATGGGGGATATGGATGCTTTTGATGAAATCGTCCGTCGCCACCAGCCTGGGATGACTGCTCTCCTCCATCGCTTTGCCCCTGCCACTGCAGATCTTGAGGATCTGGTACAGGAGACTTTTGTCAAAGCGTGGCATGCCTTGCCAACATGGCAGCCTGAAAAGCCCTTTCTGCACTGGTTAAAACGCATCGCGGTGCGCACGGGGCTGGAGTTTTACCGCCGCTGTCAGCGGTCACCTTTTTCCAGACTGGTTGAGCCTTCAGCAGATGGTCGGCATCCTTTGGATGCGGTGCCGGCGGGAAATCCTGACGGGCAGCAGGCAGCCGATGCTCTGGAGGAGGCGCAGTATATTCTTTCTTTTCTTTCGCCGGAGGACCGTGCTCTCCTGACGCTTTTATATCTTGAACAAATGCCGCTTTCAGAGATTGCCCAACATTATGGATGGAGCCGGATCAATGCGAAGGTGAAAGCCTTTCGCGCACGTAAACAATTACAGTCTCTTCTCAAACGTCATGGATACGAATTCCACTAA